One region of Parambassis ranga chromosome 21, fParRan2.1, whole genome shotgun sequence genomic DNA includes:
- the xk gene encoding membrane transport protein XK, with translation MRLPSSIFVSVSLFTAETTAALYLSSTYRSAGDQIWQGLTLLFTLVPSVLVQLTLTFIHRDLSRDRPLILLLHILQLGPIVRCLEAFCIYGSVGRVEEPYVSITRKKQMPRGGQSEEVERQVGQAEGKLFTHRAAFARTSVIQAFLGSAPQLTLQLYICVLQQGVSIGRGTLMVISLLSIVYGALRCNILAIKIKYDDYEVDVRPMAYVCIFLWRSFEIATRVVVLVLFSSVLQLWVLPVVLLNFLVFFLYPWILFWQSHSPFPENIEKTLTRVGTTIVLCLLTFLYAGINMFCWSAVQVKLNDPDLINKSQNWYRMAVYYMLRFVENASLLLLWYIYKTDFYQFICAPLLVLQLLVAYAIAIFFMLVFYQFCHPCRRLFSSSMTQGLWNCSSLLCLMCDSASPQDRPVREAILEPPSAHKEPNNQIHDTASDSTDDMPNDTTYDMLNDTIYDIPNEAENNMGGSVNGDINHSVFCSA, from the exons ATGCGACTCCCCAGTTccatctttgtgtctgtgtctctgttcacGGCCGAGACCACGGCAGCTCTCTACCTCAGCTCCACGTACCGATCCGCCGGAGACCAGATCTGGCAGGGGCTCACACTCCTCTTCACGCTGGTGCCGTCCGTGCTGGTGCAGCTGACCCTCACCTTCATCCACCGGGACCTGAGCAGAGACAGACCgctcatcctgctgctgcacatccTGCAGCTCGGCCCCATCGTCAG GTGTCTGGAGGCGTTCTGTATCTATGGCAGTGTGGGCCGTGTGGAGGAGCCTTACGTCAGCATCACCAGAAAGAAGCAGATGCCCCGTGGGGGTCAGTCTGAGGAGGTGGAGCGGCAGGTGGGGCAGGCGGAGGGGAAACTgtttacacacagagcagccttCGCCCGCACCTCTGTCATTCAGGCCTTCCTGGGCTCAGCCCCCCAGCTCACCCTGCAGCTCTACATCTGCGTCCTACAGCAAGGGGTGTCCATCGGAAGAG gCACGCTGATGGTGATCTCCCTCCTGTCCATTGTATACGGAGCACTGCGCTGCAACATCCTGGCTATTAAGATCAAGTATGACGACTATGAAGTGGACGTCCGGCCCATGGCATATGTGTGCATTTTTCTATGGAGAAGCTTTGAGATCGCTACTCGTGTGGTGGTTCTGGTTCTGTTCAGCTCCGTGCTACAACTCTGGGTCCTGCCTGTGGTTCTGCTGAACTTCTTGGTTTTCTTCCTCTACCCCTGGATCCTGTTCTGGCAGAGCCACTCACCTTTCCCTGAGAATATAGAGAAGACTCTGACAAGGGTGGGAACCACGATCGTGCTTTGCCTGCTCACCTTCCTCTATGCTGGCATCAACATGTTCTGCTGGTCAGCCGTGCAGGTGAAGCTCAACGACCCTGACCTCATCAACAAGTCCCAGAACTGGTATCGCATGGCCGTTTACTACATGCTGCGTTTCGTGGAGAACGCCTCGCTGCTTCTTCTGTGGTACATCTAcaagacagacttctatcagttCATCTGTGCCCCTCTgctggtgctgcagctgctggtagCCTACGCCATCGCCATCTTCTTCATGCTGGTCTTCTACCAGTTCTGTCATCCATGTCGGAGGCTCTTCTCATCCAGCATGACCCAGGGCCTTTGGAACtgctcctctcttctctgcctGATGTGCGACTCTGCCTCACCTCAGGACAGGCCGGTGAGAGAGGCCATCCTGGAGCCACCGTCCGCACATAAAGAGCCCAATAACCAGATCCACGACACGGCCAGCGACTCCACAGATGACATGCCTAATGACACGACATATGACATGCTCAATGACACAATCTATGACATTCCCAATGAGGCAGAGAACAATATGGGTGGCAGTGTCAATGGTGACATTAACCACAGTGTCTTCTGCAGTGCTTAA
- the dynlt3 gene encoding dynein light chain Tctex-type 3 — protein sequence MEEYSGDDVLFNADDTSTSVKECIEGVIGGTDYNQSKVNQWTASIVEHSLTHLVKQGRPYKYIVNCTIMQKSGAGLHTANSCYWDTSTDGSCTVRWENRTMYCVVSVFAVAVAL from the exons ATGGAGGAGTACTCTGGAGACGAT GTTCTCTTCAATGCTGACGACACCAGCACCTCAGTGAAAGAG TGTATTGAAGGTGTCATTGGTGGAACGGACTACAACCAGAGTAAAGTGAACCAGTGGACGGCCAGTATAGTGGAGcattcactcacacacctgGTGAAACAAGGACGGCCGTACAAATACATAG TGAACTGTACCATCATGCAGAAGAGCGGCGCTGGACTCCACACAGCCAACTCCTGCTACTGGGACACCTCCACTGACG gaagCTGCACCGTCAGGTGGGAGAACCGTACTATGTACTGTGtggtcagtgtgtttgctgttgccGTGGCACTGTGA